One Actinomadura viridis genomic region harbors:
- a CDS encoding non-ribosomal peptide synthetase encodes MSSAEFVPLSAAQRSVWYAQQLAPETPIHIALYIEIEGPVDPALLDRVARIAAHEAEVLHLGIIERDAVPYQVLRPGASATIPLADLSGRPDPRAAAEARVRELMDVPLPLDSEPLYVTELIRLAPDRHWWFLRAHHIIQDASSGALISRRAAEIYTTLARGGEYRPAERGSYRTVLAEEAAYRESDAYERDRAYWTERFADRPVAAGLAGGPAAPAADYLSRITTIPPERTAELAAGARRLRTATPGLAIAATAAYVAAMTGTDDVILGLAVTGRTSRLALETPAHLSTILPLRVEVRPEMTVERLVRTVTRTSARALRHQRYRHEDLLRDLKLLGERRRLYGPVINIMAFDYRLDFAGLPARMHAITTGPIDDLSINIYDNFDGNGIRVDFEAHPDLYTDEEVAAHQDRYVRYLRALGSADPATPLRDVRLLEESERRLVLREWNDTAVPVPGGVVPELVEAQVRRSPDAVAVVHGGASLTYGELNARANRLARALVDRGVGPEDRVALALPRGLDLVVAALAVLKAGGAYVPVDPGYPPGRVAWMLDDAAPACVITTSDAAPPGSTPRILLDRTDLDAPPGACPSAADPAAADLTDADRIRPLRPENAAYVIYTSGSTGRPKGVVVGHASVVDLCAWAGREFGAGRLDRVLFSTSLNFDVSVFEWLAPLTVGGRIEVVRDLLEVAERGGWEGTLISGVPSAVSALLAVGGMRLSAGDVVLAGEALPARLVHDLRAAAPGARISNIYGPTEATVYVTAWFDDGNAAGHAPIGRPLDNTRAYVLDAALRPVPVGVPGELYIAGDGLARGYLRRPGLSAERFVACPFGGPGERMYRTGDLVRWDRSGRLEYLGRLDHQVKVRGFRIEPGEIESALAGHPAVAQSVVVARRDAAGDTVLAGYAVPAKVPGTPAPDAGELRSFLAERLPDHMVPAAVVVLEEMPLNPNGKLDRAALPVPDLATAATGREPRNEREETLCAIFAEVLGTGRVGIDDDFFALGGDSLKATRVVARARAALNADLAVRALFEAPTVARLAEHAAAAGADPGRPALVPAVRPDPLPLSYAQERLWFLDRLEGPTAVYNMPFLLRITGDLDHAAMRAALRDVVARHESLRTVFPHDDGEPYQRILGPDEAEPGLSIGEVAAGDPRDAVFADATRGFDLTSDLPVRAHLYRTAPGEHLLLLVLHHIAGDGWSMAPLATDLIDAYLARRAGTAPTRPPLAVQYADYAIWQRGLLGDENDPESLAARQLAHWKDALAGLPEELDLPADRPRPAHASYRGGQVPFEIGADLHGRLAALAREHQVSLFMVLRAALASLFTRLGAGTDIPIGSPVAGRTDQRLDDLVGVFVNTLVLRTDTSGDPTFAELLARVRETDLAAHAHQDVPFERLVEALNPARSLARHPLFQVMLTLQNNPRPTMEPPGLTVTAEPVDAGVAKFDLEFLLEERGDGLAGTLEYALDLYDRETAERLAGWYVATLEAAAADSGVTLGNLPLPDVDEHRRAPAASPAASPAVSQAAPVKRLVAYVVAAPGQKVDPEELRAHVRASLPDSMVPAAVVVLDALPLTPNGKVDTKALPKPEIDVAGSGASGTAAYRAPRDAREEVIAGVLAGLLGVPRVGIDDDFFALGGNSLIAMRVVSRLRRALSTELPVRALFEAPTVARLAALLDDLAGTADPGAGAGAAGRPLLEPRERREAIPPSYAQRRLWFLNRFEGPSATYNMPGALRIRGALDHAALREALGDVVARHEPLRTILPAGAGGMPRQRILDPAAARPELEITETTAAELPARLGMAAGYAFDISAEPPLRAHLYRLGPEDHVALLLLHHIAGDGWSMAPLSRDLITAYAARAAGRAPEWEPLPVQYADYTLWQRELLGSEDDPDSLIARQIAYWKGALAGLPEELPLPADRPRPAEATYRGGTARFRLGPAVRGALLDLARETGASPFMVAQAAFAALLTRLGAGTDVPIGSPIAGRTDEALDDLVGMFVNMLVFRTDTGGDPTFRELVGRVRETGLAAYAHQDLPFERLVEVLNPPRHLGRHPLFQVGLTFQNNPEARLEMPGFTAEPEPLHAGVSRFDLLMILTERDGGLDGELEYALDLFDPATAERLIARFERYLTALLADPGARIGAVDVLAPDERATILGEWAGGDVSSVVEGATIHGLFEARAAACPDAPAVTFEGRTLSYGQVNAWANRLARSLAERGVGPERFVALRLPRSAELVVAVLAVLKAGGAYVPVDPDYPADRIALMVGDARPVLTLDEVGPCEGYADTDLGVEMSPDCAAYVIYTSGSTGRPKGVVVPHGNVVRLLRSTEGWFGFGSGDVWTLFHSFAFDFSVWELWGALLYGGRLVVVPYMTSRSPGEFLRLVESERVTVLNQTPSAFYQLMAADRDAAGVDLSALRYVVFGGEALEPGRLEDWYSRHSDDAPVLVNMYGITETTVHVSYVALDRAYAASASGSVIGTGIPDLRIYVLDDRLQPVPAGVVGELCVAGPGLARGYLNRPDLTAERFVADPYGVPGARMYRTGDLGRWLPDGRLEYLGRSDQQVQLRGFRIEPGEIEGVLARHEAVSDVAVVVRDDRLIAYIVGTDTGLREYAAGHLPSHMVPAAVVELDALPLTANGKLDRAALPAPDFAAKVSGQAPRTPQEEILAGLFAEVLGLERVGVGDGFFELGGDSIIAIQLVSRARQAGLVISPREVFQHQTVEQLAALARPVDEADTFEAEPPDAAIGPVPITPIVAWLRERVGGDASLIGGFHQSMILRTPSGLDLDRLTGAFGTLLDHHDVLRLRLDADGATWRPVVRPPGSVAAEGLVTRVDVGALDADKLEAVVAEQALAARDRLDPAAGTMAQLVWFDAGEAQGRLLVMLHHLVVDGVSWRILLPDLVTAWAGHELAPAGTSFRRWAQRIATAASDPARAGEIDAWLDIVDGPDPCLATRPLDPAVDIAARASALTLGLPADVTGPLLTDVPAAFHARVDDVLLTGLALAVAQWRRRRGGRGTSVLVDVEGHGRADIVPGTDLSRTAGWFTSIHPVRLDAGTVDWAGVRQGGPAAGAALKKVKEQIRAVPGRDGGDGGDGGIGYGLLRYLSDHPDARELAELPRPQIAFNYLGRVAAGDGGDDWSLAPEEPPAGEDPRMPMAHALEINAVTRDRPGGRAELSATWTWPDGLLGEEDVRELAEGWFAALRGLAAHVASPDGDGDGDGGGFTPSDLLVDLDQAEIDKLQDAWRNQK; translated from the coding sequence ATGTCCTCTGCCGAGTTCGTTCCCCTTTCCGCCGCCCAGCGCAGCGTCTGGTACGCCCAGCAACTGGCGCCGGAGACGCCGATTCACATCGCGCTGTACATCGAGATCGAGGGGCCGGTCGACCCCGCGCTGCTCGACCGGGTGGCCCGCATCGCCGCGCACGAGGCCGAGGTGCTCCATCTGGGGATCATCGAACGGGACGCGGTGCCGTACCAGGTGCTCCGGCCCGGCGCGTCGGCCACCATCCCGCTGGCGGACCTGAGCGGGCGGCCGGATCCCCGCGCCGCCGCCGAGGCGCGGGTCCGCGAGCTGATGGACGTCCCGCTGCCGCTGGACTCCGAGCCGCTCTACGTGACCGAGCTGATCCGCCTGGCCCCCGACCGGCACTGGTGGTTCCTGCGCGCGCACCACATCATCCAGGACGCCTCCAGCGGGGCTCTGATCAGCCGCCGGGCCGCCGAGATCTACACGACCCTGGCGCGCGGCGGCGAGTACCGGCCCGCCGAGCGCGGCTCGTACCGGACCGTGCTGGCCGAGGAGGCCGCCTACCGGGAGTCGGACGCCTACGAGCGGGACCGCGCGTACTGGACCGAGCGGTTCGCCGACCGGCCGGTGGCCGCGGGGCTCGCCGGCGGCCCGGCCGCGCCCGCCGCGGACTACCTGAGCCGGATCACCACGATCCCGCCGGAGCGGACCGCGGAACTGGCGGCCGGCGCGCGCCGGCTCCGCACCGCCACGCCGGGCCTGGCCATCGCCGCGACCGCCGCGTACGTGGCGGCCATGACGGGCACCGACGACGTGATCCTGGGCCTGGCGGTCACCGGCCGCACCTCCCGGCTCGCGCTGGAGACCCCGGCGCACCTGTCCACCATCCTGCCGCTGCGGGTGGAGGTCCGGCCCGAGATGACGGTCGAGCGGCTGGTGCGCACGGTGACCCGGACCAGCGCGCGGGCGCTGCGCCACCAGCGGTACCGGCACGAGGACCTGCTGCGCGACCTGAAGCTGCTGGGCGAGCGCCGCCGGCTGTACGGGCCGGTCATCAACATCATGGCGTTCGACTACCGCCTGGACTTCGCGGGCCTGCCCGCCCGCATGCACGCCATCACCACGGGCCCGATCGACGACCTGTCCATCAACATCTACGACAACTTCGACGGCAACGGCATCCGCGTCGACTTCGAGGCCCACCCCGACCTCTACACCGATGAGGAGGTCGCCGCACACCAGGACCGCTACGTCCGGTACCTGCGGGCGCTCGGTTCCGCCGACCCGGCCACGCCGCTGCGCGACGTCCGGCTGCTGGAGGAGTCCGAGCGGCGCCTGGTGCTGCGGGAGTGGAACGACACGGCCGTCCCGGTGCCCGGCGGCGTGGTGCCGGAACTGGTGGAGGCGCAGGTCCGGCGGTCGCCGGACGCGGTGGCGGTGGTGCACGGCGGCGCCTCGCTGACCTACGGGGAGCTGAACGCCCGGGCCAACCGCCTGGCGCGTGCCCTGGTGGACCGGGGTGTCGGCCCGGAGGACCGGGTCGCCCTGGCGTTGCCGAGGGGACTCGACCTGGTGGTGGCGGCGCTGGCGGTGCTGAAGGCGGGCGGGGCGTACGTACCGGTGGATCCGGGATACCCGCCCGGCCGTGTGGCGTGGATGCTGGACGACGCCGCCCCCGCGTGCGTGATCACGACCTCGGACGCCGCGCCGCCCGGTTCCACCCCGCGCATCCTCCTCGACCGGACGGACCTGGACGCGCCCCCCGGCGCGTGCCCGTCCGCCGCGGATCCGGCCGCCGCCGACCTGACCGACGCGGACCGGATCCGGCCGCTGCGCCCGGAGAACGCGGCGTACGTGATCTACACGTCGGGTTCGACGGGGCGCCCGAAGGGCGTGGTGGTCGGCCACGCGAGCGTCGTGGACCTGTGCGCGTGGGCGGGAAGGGAGTTCGGGGCCGGGCGCCTGGACCGGGTGCTGTTCTCGACGTCGCTGAACTTCGACGTGTCGGTGTTCGAGTGGCTGGCGCCGCTGACGGTGGGCGGGCGGATCGAGGTGGTCCGCGACCTGCTGGAGGTGGCCGAGCGCGGCGGGTGGGAGGGGACGCTGATCAGCGGTGTCCCGTCCGCGGTGTCGGCGCTCCTGGCCGTCGGCGGGATGAGGCTCTCCGCCGGGGACGTCGTGCTCGCGGGCGAGGCGCTCCCGGCACGGCTCGTCCACGACCTGCGCGCCGCCGCCCCCGGGGCGCGGATCTCCAACATCTACGGTCCGACCGAGGCGACCGTCTACGTCACCGCCTGGTTCGACGACGGGAACGCCGCCGGGCACGCCCCGATCGGCCGTCCGCTGGACAACACCCGCGCGTACGTGCTGGACGCGGCGCTGCGTCCCGTCCCCGTGGGAGTGCCCGGCGAGCTGTACATCGCGGGTGACGGGCTCGCCCGCGGGTACCTGCGCCGACCGGGCCTGAGCGCGGAACGTTTCGTGGCCTGCCCCTTCGGCGGGCCGGGCGAACGGATGTACCGCACCGGCGACCTGGTGCGCTGGGACCGGTCCGGCCGGCTCGAATACCTGGGCCGCCTCGACCATCAGGTGAAGGTACGGGGGTTCCGGATCGAGCCGGGCGAGATCGAGTCCGCGCTCGCCGGCCACCCGGCCGTCGCGCAGAGCGTCGTGGTCGCCCGCCGCGACGCCGCCGGGGACACCGTCCTGGCCGGGTACGCGGTCCCCGCCAAGGTGCCCGGGACGCCCGCGCCCGACGCCGGGGAACTCCGGTCCTTCCTGGCCGAACGGCTCCCGGACCACATGGTCCCCGCGGCCGTGGTGGTGCTGGAGGAGATGCCGCTCAACCCCAACGGCAAGCTCGACCGCGCAGCACTCCCCGTCCCCGACCTCGCCACCGCCGCCACCGGCCGCGAGCCGAGGAACGAACGCGAGGAGACGCTGTGCGCGATCTTCGCCGAGGTCCTCGGCACCGGGCGCGTCGGCATCGACGACGACTTCTTCGCGCTGGGCGGCGACTCGCTCAAGGCCACCCGCGTCGTCGCCCGCGCCCGCGCCGCCCTGAACGCCGACCTGGCCGTCCGCGCCCTGTTCGAGGCGCCGACGGTCGCGCGCCTGGCCGAGCACGCCGCCGCCGCGGGCGCGGACCCCGGCCGACCGGCCCTGGTCCCGGCCGTACGCCCCGACCCGCTGCCGCTGTCGTACGCGCAGGAACGCCTGTGGTTCCTGGACCGGCTGGAAGGGCCGACCGCGGTCTACAACATGCCGTTCCTGCTGCGGATCACCGGTGACCTCGACCACGCGGCCATGCGGGCCGCGCTCCGCGACGTGGTGGCCCGGCACGAGTCCCTCCGTACGGTCTTCCCCCACGACGACGGCGAGCCGTACCAGAGGATCCTGGGTCCGGACGAGGCCGAACCGGGTCTCAGCATCGGTGAGGTCGCCGCCGGCGACCCCCGGGACGCCGTCTTCGCGGACGCGACGCGCGGCTTCGACCTGACCTCCGACCTCCCGGTGCGGGCGCACCTCTACCGGACCGCGCCCGGCGAGCACCTCCTCCTGCTGGTCCTGCACCACATCGCGGGGGACGGCTGGTCGATGGCGCCGCTGGCCACCGACCTCATCGACGCCTACCTGGCACGGCGCGCCGGGACGGCCCCCACCCGGCCGCCCCTGGCCGTCCAGTACGCCGACTACGCGATCTGGCAGCGCGGGCTGCTCGGGGACGAGAACGACCCGGAGAGCCTGGCCGCCCGGCAGCTCGCCCACTGGAAGGACGCGCTCGCCGGTCTCCCGGAGGAACTGGATCTGCCGGCCGACCGGCCGCGTCCCGCGCACGCGTCGTACCGGGGCGGCCAGGTGCCGTTCGAGATCGGCGCGGACCTGCACGGACGGCTGGCCGCACTGGCGCGCGAGCACCAGGTCAGCCTGTTCATGGTGCTGCGGGCGGCGCTGGCGTCGCTGTTCACCCGGCTGGGCGCGGGCACCGACATCCCGATCGGGTCGCCCGTCGCCGGCCGGACCGACCAGCGTCTGGACGACCTGGTCGGCGTCTTCGTCAACACGCTGGTGCTCCGGACCGACACCTCCGGGGACCCGACCTTCGCCGAGCTGCTGGCGCGCGTGCGGGAGACCGACCTGGCCGCCCACGCCCACCAGGACGTCCCGTTCGAGCGCCTCGTCGAGGCCCTCAACCCGGCCCGCTCGCTGGCCCGGCACCCGCTGTTCCAGGTCATGCTCACCCTCCAGAACAACCCCCGGCCCACGATGGAACCACCGGGGCTCACCGTCACCGCCGAACCCGTCGACGCCGGCGTCGCCAAGTTCGATCTGGAGTTCCTGCTGGAGGAGCGCGGGGACGGGCTCGCCGGGACGCTGGAGTACGCGCTCGACCTCTACGACCGCGAGACCGCGGAGAGGCTCGCCGGCTGGTACGTCGCGACGCTCGAGGCGGCCGCCGCCGACAGCGGCGTCACCCTCGGGAACCTTCCGCTCCCGGACGTGGACGAGCACCGCCGGGCCCCCGCAGCGTCCCCCGCAGCGTCCCCCGCCGTGTCCCAGGCGGCCCCCGTCAAACGCCTCGTCGCCTACGTCGTCGCCGCACCCGGCCAGAAGGTCGACCCCGAAGAACTGCGAGCCCACGTCCGCGCGAGCCTGCCCGACTCGATGGTCCCGGCCGCCGTCGTCGTCCTGGACGCGCTGCCCCTCACGCCCAACGGGAAGGTCGACACCAAGGCCCTCCCCAAACCCGAGATCGACGTCGCCGGGTCCGGCGCCTCCGGCACGGCCGCCTACCGGGCCCCGCGTGACGCGCGCGAGGAGGTCATCGCCGGTGTCCTCGCCGGCCTGCTCGGCGTGCCGCGCGTCGGGATCGACGACGACTTCTTCGCGCTGGGCGGCAACTCGCTGATCGCGATGCGGGTCGTCAGCCGGCTCCGCCGGGCGCTCAGCACCGAACTGCCGGTCCGCGCGCTGTTCGAGGCGCCGACCGTGGCCCGCCTGGCCGCACTGCTCGACGACCTGGCCGGGACAGCGGACCCCGGTGCCGGTGCCGGTGCCGCCGGGCGTCCGCTCCTGGAACCGCGCGAACGCCGCGAGGCGATCCCGCCCTCCTACGCGCAGCGCAGGCTGTGGTTCCTCAACCGGTTCGAGGGGCCGTCGGCCACCTACAACATGCCCGGCGCCCTGCGGATCCGCGGAGCCCTCGACCACGCGGCGCTGCGGGAGGCGCTCGGCGACGTCGTCGCGCGGCACGAGCCGCTCCGGACGATCCTGCCGGCCGGCGCCGGCGGCATGCCCCGGCAGCGGATCCTCGATCCGGCCGCCGCCCGTCCCGAACTGGAGATCACCGAGACCACGGCGGCCGAACTCCCCGCACGCCTGGGCATGGCCGCCGGGTACGCCTTCGACATCTCCGCCGAACCCCCGCTGCGCGCCCATCTCTACCGGCTCGGGCCCGAGGACCATGTGGCCCTGCTGCTCCTGCATCACATCGCGGGGGACGGCTGGTCGATGGCCCCGCTGTCCAGGGACCTCATCACCGCGTACGCGGCGCGGGCGGCGGGGAGGGCTCCGGAGTGGGAGCCGTTGCCGGTGCAGTACGCGGATTACACGTTGTGGCAGCGGGAGCTGCTGGGTTCGGAGGATGATCCGGACAGTTTGATCGCGCGGCAGATCGCGTACTGGAAGGGGGCGCTGGCGGGGCTTCCGGAGGAGTTGCCGTTGCCCGCCGACCGGCCGCGGCCCGCCGAGGCGACCTACCGGGGCGGCACCGCCCGCTTCCGGCTCGGCCCCGCCGTGCGCGGCGCGCTGCTCGACCTGGCCCGGGAGACCGGCGCCAGCCCGTTCATGGTCGCCCAGGCCGCCTTCGCCGCGCTGCTGACCAGGCTCGGCGCCGGGACCGACGTGCCGATCGGGTCGCCGATCGCGGGTCGGACGGACGAGGCGCTGGACGACCTGGTCGGCATGTTCGTCAACATGCTGGTCTTCCGTACCGACACCGGCGGCGACCCGACCTTCCGGGAGCTGGTCGGGCGGGTCCGGGAGACCGGCCTGGCCGCCTACGCCCACCAGGACCTCCCGTTCGAGCGGCTGGTGGAGGTGCTGAACCCGCCGCGTCACCTCGGCCGCCACCCGCTCTTCCAGGTCGGCCTGACGTTCCAGAACAACCCCGAGGCCCGGCTGGAGATGCCCGGCTTCACCGCCGAACCGGAACCGCTGCACGCGGGGGTGTCCCGGTTCGACCTGCTGATGATCCTGACCGAACGCGACGGCGGCCTGGACGGGGAACTGGAGTACGCCCTCGATCTCTTCGACCCCGCCACCGCCGAACGCCTGATCGCCCGCTTCGAGCGGTACCTGACGGCGCTGCTCGCCGACCCCGGCGCCCGGATCGGCGCGGTGGACGTCCTCGCTCCCGACGAGCGCGCGACCATCCTGGGGGAGTGGGCCGGCGGGGACGTCTCGTCCGTGGTGGAGGGCGCGACGATTCACGGCCTGTTCGAGGCGCGCGCGGCGGCGTGCCCGGATGCTCCCGCGGTGACGTTCGAGGGGCGGACGTTGTCGTACGGGCAGGTGAACGCGTGGGCGAACCGGTTGGCGCGGTCGTTGGCGGAGCGGGGTGTGGGTCCGGAACGGTTCGTGGCGTTGAGGTTGCCGCGTTCTGCCGAGCTGGTGGTGGCGGTCCTGGCGGTGTTGAAGGCGGGGGGCGCGTATGTGCCGGTCGATCCGGATTATCCGGCGGACCGGATCGCGCTCATGGTCGGGGATGCCCGGCCGGTCCTGACGCTGGACGAGGTGGGGCCGTGTGAGGGCTATGCGGACACCGATCTGGGCGTGGAGATGTCTCCGGACTGCGCGGCGTATGTGATTTATACGTCGGGTTCGACGGGGCGTCCGAAGGGTGTGGTGGTTCCGCACGGGAACGTGGTGCGGTTGTTGCGTTCGACGGAGGGTTGGTTCGGTTTCGGTTCTGGTGACGTGTGGACGTTGTTCCATTCGTTCGCGTTCGATTTTTCGGTGTGGGAGTTGTGGGGGGCGTTGTTGTACGGGGGGCGTCTGGTGGTCGTTCCGTACATGACGTCGCGTTCTCCGGGGGAGTTTCTGCGGTTGGTGGAGTCGGAGCGGGTGACGGTGCTGAATCAGACGCCGTCGGCGTTCTACCAGCTCATGGCGGCGGATCGGGATGCCGCGGGGGTGGATCTGTCGGCGTTGCGGTATGTGGTGTTCGGTGGTGAGGCTCTGGAGCCGGGGCGGTTGGAGGATTGGTATTCGCGTCATTCCGATGACGCTCCGGTCCTGGTCAACATGTACGGGATCACCGAGACCACCGTGCACGTGTCCTACGTCGCCCTGGATCGCGCGTATGCGGCGTCGGCCTCCGGAAGTGTCATCGGTACGGGCATTCCGGATCTCCGGATTTACGTTCTGGACGATCGCCTCCAGCCTGTTCCGGCGGGTGTGGTCGGTGAGTTGTGTGTGGCCGGTCCCGGTTTGGCGCGTGGCTATCTGAACCGGCCGGATCTGACCGCTGAGCGTTTCGTCGCCGATCCGTACGGTGTTCCCGGTGCTCGTATGTATCGCACGGGGGATCTGGGCCGGTGGCTGCCGGATGGTCGTCTGGAGTATCTGGGTCGTTCGGACCAGCAGGTCCAGTTGCGTGGTTTCCGGATCGAGCCTGGCGAGATCGAGGGTGTCTTGGCCCGGCATGAGGCGGTGTCGGATGTGGCGGTGGTCGTCCGTGACGACCGTCTGATCGCCTACATCGTCGGCACCGACACCGGCCTGCGTGAATACGCGGCCGGGCATCTGCCGTCGCACATGGTTCCGGCGGCGGTCGTGGAGTTGGACGCGCTGCCGCTGACGGCGAACGGGAAGCTCGACCGGGCCGCTCTGCCGGCCCCCGACTTCGCCGCCAAGGTCTCAGGCCAGGCCCCCCGCACCCCGCAGGAGGAGATCCTCGCGGGGTTGTTTGCCGAGGTGCTGGGGCTGGAGCGGGTGGGGGTGGGGGATGGGTTCTTCGAGCTGGGCGGTGATTCGATCATCGCGATCCAGCTGGTGTCCCGTGCCCGCCAGGCCGGGCTGGTGATCTCTCCTCGTGAGGTCTTCCAGCACCAGACCGTCGAGCAGCTCGCCGCCCTGGCCCGGCCGGTCGATGAGGCGGACACGTTCGAGGCGGAGCCGCCGGACGCCGCGATCGGGCCCGTCCCGATCACGCCGATCGTCGCGTGGCTGCGCGAACGGGTCGGCGGGGACGCGTCGCTCATCGGCGGCTTCCACCAGTCGATGATCCTGCGGACGCCGTCCGGACTGGACCTGGACCGCCTCACCGGGGCGTTCGGCACGCTGCTCGACCACCACGACGTCCTCCGGCTCCGGCTCGACGCCGACGGCGCGACCTGGCGGCCGGTGGTGCGCCCGCCCGGCTCGGTCGCGGCGGAGGGCCTGGTCACCCGGGTCGACGTGGGCGCCCTGGACGCCGACAAGCTCGAAGCGGTCGTGGCCGAGCAGGCGCTCGCCGCCCGCGACAGGCTCGACCCGGCCGCCGGGACGATGGCGCAGCTGGTGTGGTTCGACGCGGGCGAGGCCCAGGGGCGGCTGCTGGTCATGCTGCATCACCTGGTCGTGGACGGGGTGTCCTGGCGGATCCTCCTCCCCGACCTGGTCACCGCCTGGGCCGGGCACGAGCTCGCCCCGGCCGGCACCTCGTTCCGCCGCTGGGCGCAGCGGATCGCCACCGCCGCCTCCGATCCGGCCCGCGCCGGGGAGATCGACGCCTGGCTCGACATCGTGGACGGCCCCGACCCGTGCCTCGCCACCCGGCCCCTCGACCCGGCCGTGGACATCGCCGCCCGCGCGAGCGCGCTGACCCTCGGCCTTCCCGCCGACGTCACCGGACCGCTGCTGACCGACGTGCCCGCCGCGTTCCACGCCAGGGTCGACGACGTGCTGCTGACCGGGCTCGCGCTGGCCGTCGCGCAGTGGCGCAGGCGCAGGGGAGGGCGCGGGACGAGCGTGCTGGTGGACGTCGAGGGGCATGGCCGCGCGGACATCGTCCCGGGGACGGACCTGTCCCGTACGGCGGGCTGGTTCACCTCGATCCACCCCGTACGGCTGGACGCGGGAACCGTGGACTGGGCCGGCGTCCGCCAGGGCGGACCGGCCGCCGGTGCCGCGCTCAAGAAGGTCAAGGAGCAGATCCGCGCCGTTCCCGGCCGTGACGGCGGCGACGGCGGTGACGGCGGCATCGGGTACGGCCTGCTGCGCTACCTGAGCGACCACCCCGACGCGCGGGAACTGGCGGAGCTGCCGCGGCCGCAGATCGCCTTCAACTACCTGGGCCGGGTCGCGGCCGGTGACGGCGGCGACGACTGGAGCCTCGCGCCCGAGGAGCCGCCCGCCGGAGAGGATCCGCGGATGCCGATGGCGCACGCCCTGGAGATCAACGCCGTGACGCGGGACCGGCCGGGCGGCCGTGCCGAGCTGTCGGCGACCTGGACGTGGCCGGACGGCCTGCTCGGCGAAGAGGACGTACGGGAGCTGGCCGAGGGCTGGTTCGCGGCGCTGCGCGGCCTGGCCGCCCACGTCGCCTCCCCGGACGGCGACGGTGACGGTGACGGCGGCGGGTTCACTCCGTCCGACCTCCTCGTCGACCTCGACCAAGCCGAGATCGACAAGCTGCAGGACGCCTGGAGGAACCAGAAGTGA
- a CDS encoding amino acid adenylation domain-containing protein has product MDGRAPLSARLPARDDLPVLPIDPGQARRAAELAGRHGMTRDQAVDLADPVIARVERVAAERDRPAVADAARTLSYAGLADEARRLATLLERSGAGPGTVVGVGGERNAAVVAAFLAIELVGALYVPADATWPSARVRDVLAQAGAPILLVVDEGDAAPALLEGAAEAGCRIVRARDAAGCDPWRGPARLETLDRPRYVLFTSGSTGRPKGAVVEHQGMINHLFAKIVDLGLTGADAVAQTAPLGFDISVWQMLCPLLVGGRVEVVGDEVGHDPVAFARTVDERGITVVELVPTMVRHLLDDLRENRAGGGGGATLDGLRWMIATGEELPAELARRWLEAMPGARLLNAYGPTECSDDVTHHTVTAGDLDLLRLPIGTPIVNSRLYVLRRDDGGGAGGNAWAACDIGETGELFVGGVCVGRGYLGDAERTRDAFYQDPFEDGPTGRLYRTGDAVRLLPPGAGGDARPVLQYLGRVDRQVKISGVRMELGEIEAVLQRHPSVGAAAVVVHEYPGR; this is encoded by the coding sequence ATGGATGGTCGCGCCCCCCTTTCCGCCCGGTTGCCGGCGCGGGACGACCTGCCCGTGCTGCCGATCGACCCCGGTCAGGCCCGGCGGGCCGCAGAGCTGGCCGGCCGGCACGGGATGACCCGTGACCAGGCCGTCGACCTGGCCGATCCCGTGATCGCCCGGGTCGAGCGCGTCGCCGCCGAGCGCGACCGTCCCGCCGTCGCCGACGCCGCCCGCACGCTGTCCTACGCCGGCCTGGCCGACGAGGCGCGCCGCCTGGCCACGCTGCTGGAGCGATCCGGTGCCGGGCCCGGCACCGTGGTGGGCGTCGGCGGCGAGCGCAACGCCGCGGTGGTGGCCGCGTTCCTGGCGATCGAGCTGGTCGGGGCGCTGTACGTGCCCGCCGACGCCACCTGGCCCTCCGCCCGCGTCCGTGACGTGCTGGCCCAGGCGGGGGCGCCGATCCTGCTGGTCGTGGACGAGGGGGACGCCGCGCCCGCGCTGCTGGAGGGCGCCGCCGAGGCCGGGTGCCGGATCGTCCGGGCGCGGGACGCCGCCGGGTGCGATCCCTGGCGGGGCCCGGCCCGCCTGGAGACCTTGGACCGCCCGCGCTACGTGCTGTTCACCTCGGGCTCCACCGGCCGGCCCAAGGGGGCGGTGGTCGAGCACCAGGGCATGATCAACCACCTCTTCGCCAAGATCGTCGACCTGGGTCTGACCGGCGCCGACGCGGTCGCCCAGACCGCCCCGCTGGGCTTCGACATCTCGGTCTGGCAGATGCTCTGCCCGCTGCTGGTCGGCGGGCGGGTGGAGGTGGTCGGCGACGAGGTCGGGCACGACCCGGTGGCGTTCGCCCGCACCGTGGACGAGCGGGGGATCACGGTCGTCGAACTGGTGCCCACCATGGTGCGTCACCTTCTGGACGACCTGCGGGAGAACCGCGCCGGCGGGGGAGGGGGCGCCACGCTGGACGGCCTCCGCTGGATGATCGCCACCGGTGAGGAACTGCCCGCCGAACTGGCCCGCCGCTGGCTGGAGGCGATGCCGGGGGCCCGGCTGCTGAACGCCTACGGCCCCACCGAGTGCTCCGACGACGTCACCCACCACACCGTGACGGCCGGCGATCTGGACCTGCTGCGGCTGCCCATCGGCACGCCCATCGTCAACTCGCGCCTCTACGTGCTGCGCCGCGACGACGGCGGCGGGGCGGGAGGGAACGCCTGGGCGGCCTGCGACATAGGGGAGACGGGCGAGCTGTTCGTCGGCGGCGTCTGCGTCGGACGCGGCTACCTGGGCGACGCCGAGCGCACCCGGGACGCCTTCTACCAGGACCCGTTCGAGGACGGGCCGACCGGGCGGCTCTACCGGACCGGCGACGCCGTACGCCTGCTGCCGCCCGGCGCGGGCGGCGACGCGCGCCCGGTCCTGCAGTACCTCGGCCGGGTCGACCGGCAGGTGAAGATCTCCGGCGTGCGGATGGAGCTCGGCGAGATCGAGGCCGTCCTCCAGCGCCACCCCTCGGTGGGCGCCGCGGCGGTCGTGGTGCACGAGTACCCGGGACGGTGA